One Nicotiana sylvestris chromosome 12, ASM39365v2, whole genome shotgun sequence genomic window carries:
- the LOC104236676 gene encoding uncharacterized protein translates to MYFDGVVNIKGVGIGEILISPIGHYYLTTTRLRFFCTNNTAEYEACIMGLKMAIDLDVHELLVMGDSDLLIRQAQGEWETRDIKLIPNRQCVQDLSRRFKSIEFRKIQVRNQHSYCNTIKTEPDGELWYHDKKRFLKIREYLEHAKGDKKRTIRRLASGFFLNEEIMYQRTPDLNLLRCIDAIEAERIMSEVHSRWVEAVTFKEVTKKAVVDFVHSNIICHFGIPKTIITDNAANLNSHLMKEVCEQFKIMHRHSTPYRPKANGSVEATNKNIKKIFRKMIQGSRQWHEKLPFALLGYHTTVCTSVGATPYLLVYRTEVVILAEAEIPSLRIMVESEIEDTEWVKTRLEQLMLIDEKRLASVCFGQLYQQRMARAYNKKVCPRQFEVLELKFSLAIGNKPEEEALKQCFSL, encoded by the exons atgtattttgatgggGTTGTCAATATCAAAGGAGTTGGGATAGGGGAAATCCTCATCTCACCTATTGGACATTATTACCTTACAACAACCCGACTTCGGTTCTTTTGTACCAATAATACGGCAGAATACGAAGCTTGTATCATGGGTTTGAAAATGGCCATCGATCTGGATGTGCATGAACTATtggttatgggagattctgacttgcttatccggcaagcccaaggtgaatgggagactcgagacatCAAGCTTATTCCGAATAGACAATGTGTGCAAGACTTGAGCAGAAGATTCAAATccatcgagttcag AAAAATCCAAGTTCGGAATCAACACAGTTACTGTAATACAATTAAGACAGAACCAGATGGTGAACTATGGTATCATGACAAAAAACGATTCCTAAAAATAAGAGAATATCTAGAGCATGCTAAAGGAGATAAAAAAAGAACTATAAGGCGGCTCGCCAGTGGTTTCTTCCTAAATGAAGAAATTATGTACCAGAGGACCCCAGATTTaaacttgttgagatgcatagatgctataGAAGCAGAGAGGATCATGAGTGAAGTGCATTCAAGG tgggtggaggccGTCACTTTCAAAGAagtcaccaagaaagcagtggtagactttGTTCATTCCAACATCATCTGTCactttggtatcccaaagaccattatcactgacaatgcagccaatctaaatagtcatttgatgaaggaggtatgcgaacaatttaaaatcatgcatcgccattctaccccttaccggccaaaagccaatggatcCGTTGAAGcgacaaacaagaacatcaagaagatttttagaaagatgatccaaggttccaggcaatggcatgaaaagttgccttttgctcttTTGGGATACCACACGACTGTTTGCACATCTGTTGGTGCAACTCCGTATCTGCTTGTATATAGAACTGAAGTTGTAATACTCGCTGAAGCTGAAATTCCCTCTCTCCGAATTATGGTGGAATCAGAGATTGAAGACACTGAGTGGGTTAAGACCCGATTAGAACAACTGATGTTGATCGATGAAAAACGGCTAGCATCAGTGTGTTTCGGCCAGttataccagcaaagaatggcacgcgcttacaataagaaagtgtGCCCAAGGCAGTTTGAG